In Bradyrhizobium symbiodeficiens, the genomic stretch CGCAAGCAGCAGTGGATAGCCGAGCGCGAGCCACGGACCGCTGACCGTTGTCGAAATGCGGCTGGGAGCCGGGATGCCAAGCCCGGTCGAGGGAAGCTGCCAGACCGGATTGCCATGCGCAAATGGCGGCTCGCGCCATTCCTGGACGATGACGATCGCTGCAACCATGGCGAGCGTGACGAGCAGCGGTGTCAGGAGCCGCACATCCTCGCGGCCGATGCCCTCGAGGTCGGCCGTCACGAGGCTCGCCGCCATCAGCGCGCACCAGATGCAGATCCAAATCAGGTCGGTGGATCCGAGCGGCAGCGGCGCCAGCACGAAAACCGCAAGCGCGGCCATCCTGGACACGATGTTCAGCTGGCACTCCCCACGGGTATGATTGGCCGTTCGCACTGAAACCGGAGACGAGCTCCGCGACAACGCCGATAAATCATCAATCCGGCCCTTTCGGAAGTGATCATTCGCCTGCTGCAATCCACACAAGAAAAATATGACGCGGTGTGTCGATTGCGTCACGTGTTCGGCGCGAATGCGACGAAAATGCGCCGTCGATGTGCTCGGACACAAGCGATTGTCGGTCCAAATATCGACGTCGCGCCAAGGTTAATTAGGTGCGCGAAATCCGCGCAGGCGCGCTCGTTTTTCGGCGTTGTCAACGCGCGCAATGCCCTTTAGAAGCCGATGCTGCAGCGCAAGAGATTCTTGGAGTCGACGTGGCGACGCAGGTTCACAAAGAAAAAGAACACGTCCTGTCGCTGGATAGCATTCGCGGAATAGCCGCGGTCACCGTGGTCGTGCACCACGTGATACGGATGCCGACCTTTCTCGCAGCTTTCAGCACGCCGCCGTGGATCGAGTGCTCGTATTTCCGGGCCGGAGGCTTTCTCGTCGATCTCTTCTTCGTTCTCAGCGGCATGGTCATGTCGATGAGCTACGTGCAATCGGATTTCGGGGGCTTCTCGTTGCGCGATTTCATGGTGCGCCGCTTTGCCCGCATCTATCCGCTTCACTTGGTCATGCTGATCGCCCTGCTTCTCTTCCGCCTGCTGCGGATCGGTCTCGTCACTCTCGGCGTGATCGTCGCCGTGCCGGCCGCGTTCGAGGTCAACAACGCGTATTCGTTCGTTCTCAACGTGTTCCTGCTGCAGTCGCTCGGATTCCTTGACTATCTGAACTGGAATGCGCCGAGCTGGAGCATCAGCGTCGAGTTCTATACGTACCTGGTGTTTGGATTGGTCGTGCTCGGGGCTCAGCGGCTCGGCTCGCTCCGATGGCTGTATGTGTCGGCGGCGGTGCTTTCCGTTGCGAGCTGGCTGGCGCTCGCGGTGTGGATCGGGAGGGAGGAAATCGGTGCGCAGTACGATTTCGGTATTCTGCGCTGCTTCACGAGCTTCTTTCTCGGCGTGCTCACGGTGAAGGCGGTATCCTACGTGCCGCGCACGATCGGTCCGGCGGTCAAAGGCGCTATCCAGTTCGCCGCGTTCCTCGTTGCCCTGGTGAACGTCTGTTTCATCGAGGCGTGGCCCTGGATCAGCTACCTCACGCCCCTGACATTCGCGGTCTTCCTGGGATCCTTGCTCGCGTTTCCAGATGCGGCAGTCGTGCCTCGCGTGCTGGTGACGAAGCCCCTGGTCTGGGTCGGCAAGCGCTCCTATTCGATCTACATGGTGCATGCATTCGTCATCCTGCTCGCCGAATACGGCCTCAGGGCATTTGGACATCGGCCGATCGCCTGGCTCGAATCGATTTATCCCGGTCTACCGGCGACGCTGAACTTGTTCGTGTTGATCGCGGTGGTGCTGGTGGCGTCGGATTTCACGTATCGTTGGGTGGAGCTTTCGGGCGGCAAGCTCGTCCGGCGCTGGTTCGAGGGCAATCGGTTCTCTGCCACCGCGCCCGCGACGAATTCCACGTGAGGCCGAAGTCGGGGCGACCTCAGGCGGATCGTAGCTGGTTCCGGCGAACCTGAAGAGGGAAAGAAAATTGTCTCAATCTCGGGTGACATTGCGCTCGCTCCAGTGCGGACGCGGCTTGGCTGCCCTCATGGTCGTCATCTATCACACGTCGGTGATCTTTCGCGTGCCTACCTATTGGGGGGCCACTCCCTTCGGGGACGTGCCGAAGTTTCTGGATTCAGGCGTCGATTTTTTCTTTGTCCTGAGTGGCTTCATCATTTTGGACGCGCATCTGCGCGACATTGGTTCGCCCGCACGTTTCGCGAACTACGTCTGGCGGCGCGCGGTCCGGATCTATCCGCTCTATTGGCTGGTCTTCTGCGCCGTTCTAATTCCGCTGTTGCTGACGAAAGCGGACGCTGATTTGCGCCATATTGCGCTCGAGTTCTTCCTGCTGCCTGCGTCGGGCTTGGTTCCAGACCAGAAGATCGTCGTTGTGTCATGGACGCTTTGTTTCGAGATCGCGTTTTACGCGATATTCGGCGTCGCGATCTTCAACAGAGTCTTGGGCGTCCTGCTCGGTGTGCTCTGGCTGTTAGCTGCGCTCTACTCGCTCGGAGAACTCGTCCCCGCGAACTGGACGATTCTCTGTTCTCCATACCCCGTTCTGTTCCTAACTGGCATGGCCGTCCGACAGGTGTGGAGTTCCGGAAAGTTCCACATGCCGCTGAGCCCGACGCTCGGGCTCGGCATTGTCATCTTCGCGGCGGCAGCCATCACGCGAGTGAATGCGCTTGGAATTCCGGCCGGGGTCGTGCAGTTGTCGTACGGCGTGGGAGCGGGTTTGATCATACTGGCTGCGGTTGAGGCCGAGCGCCGTGGGTCGGTCGAATTTCCCGAATGGCTTACGAGAATTGGAGACGCGTCGTACAGCCTCTATCTCGTCCACTTCACCGTGCTTTCGGTGTTGGCCAAACTCATTGTGGCGACCAACGTGTCCAAGGCTGTGCCGCTGCAGGTGGTCTTTGTTGGGATGGCGGTTGTAACGGTCGCCGTCGGGGTGGCCGTTCATCTCGCTGTCGAGAAGCCGCTGCTGAAGCTCCTTGGACGCTGTCGCGCGCCGGTGCACCAATCTACCGGACAGTTCGCAGACCAGGTCCGGGGTAGGGACCGCAGCCCGCAGGAACTGGCTCGCGAGGCCTATTCCACGGATCGATGAACGGAATCCTTGCTCATGCCGTCCAGGAGCTTCCGCAAGCCTTTAACGTTGAAATTGCTGAGCTTTACGGTTATGTTGCGTTGCAATAGACGGGGCGCTGAAGCATCGACCGCGTATCGGACGCCGAGGCGTCCCGTTCAAGATTGGCCGCTTTCAAGGGCGGCCGTTCCTTCACAGATTTCTGGATGAATGGCAGGCAGCGTGGCATCGAGCGAACGAGATACTCCTATATCCGTCGGGTTCTCCCTCGAGGCGGTAGCGTTTTGCCTGTACGTCGTTCGGGACGCGTTTGCCGGCGCGATGAAATTCTACTTCGCGAAGCTTCACCTCGAGGTTTTGTGGTTTTCGCCCGACTTCGTCGCGATTGTCTGCATCGGGTTGTTCATCAAGCGATGCGTCATCGACAACGGGAGCATGATGGCGTTCCTCGTGTTCGGGCAGATCTGCGTCTCGCTCTTCATCGGCTTTTGGTTTCTCGGCAGCGCGACGGCGCTGATGTCTTCGATCAAGATGATCTTTCCTCTGTTCGTGGGCTTTTGTTTCGCCGACCGAAATTTGGGCGAGTATCGCAATTCACTCAAGATCGTCACGGCGACGCTCTACCTGAGTCTGTTTGGCATCTTCCTTTCGAAATACTGGTCGATGCCGTGGGTCGGCTTCAAATACGAGTCCTTCGGCGCGACGCGCGAAGCGGGACGGTTGTGGTGGTCGTTCCAGGAACAGCGACTGGCAGGCTTCGCCGCCGACAGCACGATGGCCGCCTATTTCATCCTGGTCGCCTATGTCATGACGTCGATCCGCAGGAGCATCCCGTGGTGCATCGTCATGGGTGGAATTTCGATCTATGCGGTCCGCCTGACCACCAGCAAGACGGCGATGGGAGTTCTATTTGTTTATCTGATCGCGATGATCTTCGTCCGGTCGCTTCCATACGAGAAGCGGCTGAATACGCTGCGTTCGTTCACCCTGTGGTCCTATGGGGCGATCCTGGTTCCGATCGTGCTCATCATCCTGTTCACCGGCGTCGATCTCTCGCCGGGAACGAAGGGCTTCTTCTTCAGCCTTCAGGATCGCATCAATAACAGCTGGCAATTGCCGTTCGTTTATCTCAGTCAGCTGATGCCGATCGGAATCGTCACGGGATGCGGGGTAGGTTGCTTCAACTATCCTCAGCAGCTGTTTTCGAACCTTACAGACTATTGGGTCCCCGTCGACAACTTCTATATCGGCACCTACGTGATGTTCGGATTCCCCTTCGTCATCTTCATGTGGATGGTGTTCAGGTCGACCCTCATCGTCACCGATGTCTACAAACTGTCCCTTGTGTTCGTGACCAACATCTTCACGATCACTGTGCTCAGCTACGGTCCGGCGACCGGCTTGCTGGTGATTGCGTTGGGCTTCAGCGAGGTCTTCTCGAAAACTGCGACGAGGGTGTTCCAGGGCGGCGGCAAACGCGAAGTCGTCCTTCCGCCCGAGCCGCGCCTGTCGACTGTTCATGATGTGGGTTGAGTGGAAGAGCCGGCGCATTCTGTATGCGCGGATGGAATAGGCGCCAGTGCCGAGGGATGCAAACGGATGACATTGCGCGAGCAGCTTGACCGTTACAGAGGCCATGGTCCCGGGTTTGACGCGGCGCGTCTGATTCTTTCGATTTCTATCCTTTGTTGGCACAGCGTGGTGACGTCATATGGTCACGCGGCGGAAACGAATATCTGGAATGGCTTCTTCTCCGCGCCTTTGAGCGCCTTGATGCCCATGTTCTTTGCGTTGAGCGGGTTCCTGGTGATGGGCAGTTTTGAAAGAGCGAACAATCTTCGAGGCTTCCTTGGCCTGCGCGCTCTTAGAATTGTTCCGGCGCTCTCGGTCGAAATCCTGATCTCCGCCTTCATACTCGGCACTTTGCTCACGACGGTGCCGCTGGCGAGCTACTACAGTGACCCGAAATTTTTCAGATATTTCGGAAGCCTGTTCGGATTCGTGAACTACACGTTGCCGGGCGTGTTTGCCGACAATCCCGACCCGGACAGGGTCAACCTGTCGCTTTGGACGATCGCTCCGGAATTGATGTGCTACGTGTACCTTGGTTTGCTGATGGCTCTGCGCCTCAAGCGAACCGGCGTCACGATTTCCGCAATTGTTCTTCTCGTCGTATGCCTCGCCGCGGACGCACAAAGTGGCGTTGATCGGGCCGACACGGGCGTTGTATTCGCGCGTTTTCTTCTGATCTCATTCGCTTTTGGAAATCTGATCTATCTTTGGAGTGAGTACATTCCTTTCCGATGGGACGTGTTTACTGTCGGTATCGTAGTTGGGTTTCTTTTCATCAAGACACCGGTGCTGATCTATCTCTCCCTGCTGTGCTTGGCCTACGTCATTGTTTTTGTCGGATGCGTTCCGATCGGCGTGCCGAAGCCGTTCTCGACCGGCGACTATTCTTATGGAATCTATCTGTACGCATATCCGATCCAGCAAACCTACTCGCACTTCTTCACCGGGCATCGCGAATTCTATTGGAATATCCTCTTTTGTTTACCCGTGACG encodes the following:
- a CDS encoding acyltransferase family protein yields the protein MREIRAGALVFRRCQRAQCPLEADAAAQEILGVDVATQVHKEKEHVLSLDSIRGIAAVTVVVHHVIRMPTFLAAFSTPPWIECSYFRAGGFLVDLFFVLSGMVMSMSYVQSDFGGFSLRDFMVRRFARIYPLHLVMLIALLLFRLLRIGLVTLGVIVAVPAAFEVNNAYSFVLNVFLLQSLGFLDYLNWNAPSWSISVEFYTYLVFGLVVLGAQRLGSLRWLYVSAAVLSVASWLALAVWIGREEIGAQYDFGILRCFTSFFLGVLTVKAVSYVPRTIGPAVKGAIQFAAFLVALVNVCFIEAWPWISYLTPLTFAVFLGSLLAFPDAAVVPRVLVTKPLVWVGKRSYSIYMVHAFVILLAEYGLRAFGHRPIAWLESIYPGLPATLNLFVLIAVVLVASDFTYRWVELSGGKLVRRWFEGNRFSATAPATNST
- a CDS encoding acyltransferase family protein gives rise to the protein MVVIYHTSVIFRVPTYWGATPFGDVPKFLDSGVDFFFVLSGFIILDAHLRDIGSPARFANYVWRRAVRIYPLYWLVFCAVLIPLLLTKADADLRHIALEFFLLPASGLVPDQKIVVVSWTLCFEIAFYAIFGVAIFNRVLGVLLGVLWLLAALYSLGELVPANWTILCSPYPVLFLTGMAVRQVWSSGKFHMPLSPTLGLGIVIFAAAAITRVNALGIPAGVVQLSYGVGAGLIILAAVEAERRGSVEFPEWLTRIGDASYSLYLVHFTVLSVLAKLIVATNVSKAVPLQVVFVGMAVVTVAVGVAVHLAVEKPLLKLLGRCRAPVHQSTGQFADQVRGRDRSPQELAREAYSTDR
- a CDS encoding acyltransferase family protein; translated protein: MTLREQLDRYRGHGPGFDAARLILSISILCWHSVVTSYGHAAETNIWNGFFSAPLSALMPMFFALSGFLVMGSFERANNLRGFLGLRALRIVPALSVEILISAFILGTLLTTVPLASYYSDPKFFRYFGSLFGFVNYTLPGVFADNPDPDRVNLSLWTIAPELMCYVYLGLLMALRLKRTGVTISAIVLLVVCLAADAQSGVDRADTGVVFARFLLISFAFGNLIYLWSEYIPFRWDVFTVGIVVGFLFIKTPVLIYLSLLCLAYVIVFVGCVPIGVPKPFSTGDYSYGIYLYAYPIQQTYSHFFTGHREFYWNILFCLPVTCLVAALSWWFIEKPALSWRKSLYKLPVASTDLTFLQMAVPFVLLAMYGVLLFVTSGLFETGVRLRSMLPWVAVCALVVVGFRVMFFRFSGRPKYQQS